From a region of the Candidatus Brocadia sp. genome:
- a CDS encoding OmpA family protein, with amino-acid sequence MSSNPHYAHHKKKKLPASGTPDLFWTSYGSVITILLAFFIIFQVNFTEEKKKEFIEEFKKSVRRSNITFGMGGILPGWNAGSVEGIHKMKYIYPDRKNEAPESGDKGIDLFDKEEEQIPAAVVIEFNENDATLSIDGKQSLNTLINLVGGRPCSLVIEGHARKNFVPSREYATCWKLSLARAEAVAKYLRDKGNISSKRLITIGYGNNKPLMKDMRSDYYNDRVSIIISIVK; translated from the coding sequence ATGTCTTCAAATCCTCATTATGCGCATCACAAAAAGAAAAAATTGCCTGCTTCTGGTACGCCTGATTTATTTTGGACCTCTTATGGTTCGGTAATAACGATATTATTGGCCTTTTTTATCATATTTCAAGTCAACTTTACTGAGGAAAAGAAAAAAGAATTTATTGAGGAGTTTAAAAAATCAGTAAGAAGAAGCAATATAACCTTTGGTATGGGGGGAATATTGCCTGGGTGGAATGCAGGCTCAGTAGAAGGCATCCATAAGATGAAGTATATTTATCCCGATAGGAAAAACGAGGCGCCTGAGAGTGGCGACAAAGGAATTGATCTCTTTGACAAAGAAGAGGAACAAATACCGGCGGCAGTAGTTATTGAATTTAATGAAAATGACGCCACATTATCTATTGACGGAAAACAATCTTTAAATACGTTAATCAATTTAGTTGGAGGCCGGCCGTGTTCTCTCGTCATCGAGGGGCATGCGAGGAAAAATTTTGTCCCATCAAGAGAATACGCTACCTGCTGGAAACTTTCCCTGGCTCGTGCAGAAGCAGTTGCCAAATATCTTCGTGATAAAGGAAATATTTCTTCGAAGAGGCTGATTACTATTGGATACGGAAATAACAAACCTCTGATGAAAGACATGAGGAGTGACTACTATAACGATAGAGTATCCATTATCATAAGTATCGTGAAATAG
- a CDS encoding phosphopantothenoylcysteine decarboxylase — MSYHIVLGVTGSIAAYKAVELVSCLTKQGNDVVVIMTSAAQRFVHPVTFRSISHNRVVTDLFIDNENYDPNHVSLAEQADLLVVAPATANFIGKVASGIADDALTCTVMAARSPVIIAPAMNDSMYLNPIVQENIKKLTRHGYRIIEPEEGRLCTGRVGKGRLAAVEKIVGVIAEELNKMRKR; from the coding sequence ATGTCCTACCACATTGTCCTGGGAGTTACGGGAAGCATTGCTGCATATAAGGCGGTTGAGCTTGTCTCATGTCTGACGAAACAGGGAAATGATGTTGTTGTGATCATGACGTCCGCAGCCCAGCGTTTTGTTCATCCGGTGACATTCCGCTCCATTTCTCATAATCGCGTCGTAACGGATCTTTTTATTGATAACGAGAATTACGACCCGAATCATGTGTCTCTGGCAGAACAAGCCGACTTGCTGGTAGTTGCGCCCGCTACCGCCAATTTTATCGGCAAGGTTGCATCGGGTATCGCGGACGACGCCTTGACCTGCACCGTTATGGCGGCACGATCACCGGTTATCATTGCCCCGGCAATGAATGATAGTATGTATTTGAACCCCATTGTACAGGAGAATATAAAGAAGCTGACACGCCATGGGTACAGGATTATTGAGCCTGAGGAGGGCAGGTTGTGCACGGGGCGTGTGGGAAAAGGCAGATTGGCAGCCGTTGAGAAGATTGTTGGAGTCATTGCAGAAGAGCTGAACAAGATGAGGAAGAGATGA
- the gmk gene encoding guanylate kinase, producing the protein MGKLVIISGPSGSGKTTVCRLLTKDPHIRKSISVTTRPPRYNEKNGEAYHFVSKQEFEEMIRKDELAEHAEYCGCSYGTPIKALKEAIASEGFYLLEIEVQGALQIMEKFPETISIFLLPPDKKTLSQRLVQRNTNREQDMELRLKIADKELEYKDRYNHCVVNDDLAVTATTIRKILNLT; encoded by the coding sequence ATGGGAAAGTTGGTGATTATTTCAGGACCGTCTGGATCAGGCAAGACAACGGTTTGTCGTCTGCTTACAAAAGACCCGCACATCAGGAAGTCAATATCAGTCACGACTCGCCCACCCAGGTATAATGAGAAAAATGGAGAAGCATACCATTTTGTGTCAAAACAAGAATTCGAGGAAATGATACGGAAAGATGAATTGGCAGAACATGCGGAGTACTGCGGATGTTCTTATGGAACACCCATAAAGGCCTTAAAAGAGGCGATTGCTAGCGAAGGGTTCTATTTACTTGAAATCGAGGTACAGGGGGCATTGCAAATTATGGAAAAATTTCCGGAAACCATATCGATATTTTTACTGCCGCCTGATAAAAAAACCTTGAGCCAACGCCTGGTGCAAAGAAATACCAATAGAGAGCAGGATATGGAACTTCGCTTAAAAATTGCTGATAAAGAATTGGAATATAAAGACCGGTACAATCATTGTGTCGTGAACGATGATTTAGCGGTAACGGCAACTACCATCCGCAAAATACTTAATCTGACGTGA
- the dut gene encoding dUTP diphosphatase, translating to MNTLKIKVMRRQGCEDLPLPQYMSEAASGMDLYAAVDTPVLIERNEIKLVPAGIHIEVPRGYEAQVRPRSGLALKHGLTLVNTPGTIDSDYRGEIGIILCNLGKERFTVERGMRIAQLVIQPVTRAELVEVERLEESPRGTGGFGHTGH from the coding sequence ATGAATACGCTGAAAATAAAGGTGATGAGAAGGCAGGGCTGTGAGGATTTGCCTTTGCCCCAATACATGAGCGAAGCGGCAAGCGGTATGGATTTATATGCGGCTGTGGATACGCCGGTTTTGATCGAACGCAATGAAATTAAGCTGGTGCCTGCCGGTATCCACATCGAGGTGCCGCGGGGATATGAGGCTCAAGTGAGACCGAGAAGCGGCCTGGCGCTAAAACACGGGTTGACTCTCGTAAACACTCCGGGCACCATTGACAGCGACTATCGCGGAGAAATCGGGATTATTCTCTGCAATCTCGGGAAAGAGAGGTTTACTGTTGAACGAGGGATGCGGATTGCGCAACTGGTGATCCAGCCGGTAACCCGGGCAGAATTAGTTGAGGTTGAACGTCTGGAAGAATCTCCGCGCGGGACCGGTGGTTTTGGCCACACGGGGCATTAA
- a CDS encoding YicC family protein: MTGFGIAEYKDTERSLRVELRSVNNRFLKIDSRLPDMLQAFESKIEQSIREKINRGTVLVNVNYQSLLQESEYVLNSGRLKEYYRLLGDVKKEIGSREKLSVNTLILLPGVLQKSKNNHEDADDLLSRCILLVDEALMKMLQMREKEGKHLAEDIEQRKTGILAMLDKIEMRAPVVVQEYSKRLQNRVASLLAGTNIELTDSNLCREIALFAERCDISEEISRLKSHMHQLQETIHLNEPVGRKLDFIVQEMFRETNTMCSKANDSVMLRDLVEVKTEIEKIREQIFNIE; encoded by the coding sequence ATGACAGGATTTGGCATTGCAGAATATAAGGATACGGAGCGTTCGCTTCGTGTGGAATTGCGTTCGGTGAATAACCGGTTCCTGAAGATCGATTCGCGGTTGCCGGATATGTTGCAGGCATTTGAGAGCAAGATTGAGCAATCGATTAGGGAAAAAATCAACCGGGGCACTGTCCTGGTAAATGTGAATTATCAATCGCTTCTGCAGGAGTCTGAGTATGTCCTGAATTCCGGTCGGTTAAAAGAATATTATCGCTTGCTCGGCGATGTGAAAAAAGAGATAGGCTCCCGGGAGAAGTTATCGGTAAATACCTTAATCCTGCTCCCGGGGGTGCTGCAAAAAAGCAAAAATAACCATGAGGACGCCGACGACCTGCTATCCCGATGTATTCTTCTCGTAGACGAAGCCCTTATGAAGATGCTGCAGATGAGGGAGAAGGAAGGCAAACATCTTGCGGAAGACATTGAACAGAGAAAAACAGGTATTCTTGCAATGCTTGATAAAATTGAAATGCGGGCGCCGGTGGTAGTTCAGGAATACAGCAAACGGTTGCAAAACAGGGTTGCCTCACTCCTGGCAGGAACAAATATCGAATTAACCGACAGCAACCTCTGCCGGGAAATTGCCCTCTTTGCAGAACGGTGCGATATCAGCGAAGAGATTAGTCGTCTGAAAAGCCATATGCATCAGCTGCAGGAAACGATCCACCTGAATGAACCCGTAGGGAGAAAACTCGACTTTATTGTTCAGGAAATGTTCCGTGAAACGAATACCATGTGCTCAAAGGCGAATGACAGTGTAATGTTGCGGGATTTGGTGGAGGTAAAAACGGAGATCGAAAAAATTCGCGAGCAAATATTTAATATTGAATAG
- the tpiA gene encoding triose-phosphate isomerase has product MNLTLKQGREFAGLMKNSLRGRNEIECGICPPFVFLKEICDILEGSPICVAAQNIHSEKNGAYTGEVSALMVKEIGCTHVLIGHSERRHIFRETDAFIHAKIKTALAVNLKPIFCIGETLDEREAGRTKEVIQNQLKEGLRDIRADQLKELVIAYEPVWAIGTGKTALPEQANEVHSFIRNIVTAGYGENLARSISLQYGGSVKAENAKELMAQPEIDGLLVGGASIQWESFFKIIEAVSKD; this is encoded by the coding sequence ATGAATCTTACTCTTAAGCAAGGGCGAGAGTTTGCCGGATTGATGAAAAATAGCTTGCGCGGGAGGAATGAAATAGAGTGTGGAATATGTCCGCCTTTTGTCTTTCTGAAAGAGATTTGTGATATCCTGGAAGGTTCGCCTATTTGCGTGGCTGCACAGAATATTCATAGTGAAAAAAATGGTGCATATACGGGTGAGGTTTCGGCTCTGATGGTAAAAGAAATCGGTTGTACGCATGTGCTGATAGGTCATTCGGAGCGGAGGCATATTTTCCGAGAAACCGATGCCTTTATTCATGCGAAAATAAAGACAGCGCTGGCGGTAAATTTGAAACCAATTTTTTGTATCGGAGAAACGTTAGATGAAAGGGAGGCGGGAAGAACAAAAGAGGTAATTCAAAATCAATTAAAGGAAGGATTGCGCGATATCCGTGCTGATCAACTAAAGGAACTGGTGATTGCTTACGAGCCGGTATGGGCCATTGGCACAGGGAAAACAGCCTTGCCGGAGCAGGCAAATGAAGTGCATTCGTTTATCAGGAATATCGTAACGGCTGGGTACGGTGAAAATCTCGCCAGGAGCATATCTCTTCAGTACGGCGGGAGCGTTAAAGCGGAGAATGCAAAGGAATTGATGGCCCAGCCTGAGATTGACGGACTTCTGGTGGGTGGTGCAAGCATTCAATGGGAATCGTTTTTTAAAATTATTGAGGCGGTGTCAAAGGATTAA
- the rnc gene encoding ribonuclease III: MILQTNNHINPEKLSECQFKIGYLFNNPEVLEKALTHTSCKLENNFSNERLEFLGDAVLGMIISDYLYKALPHYSEGELTKIKSVVVSQTTLAKVSLEAQLKDFLTVGKGLNDRNFLPKSLLANVFEAVIAAIYLDGGLEAAYHFTIKHLKKEIDIVCKNQHEKNYKSILQQHSQKEHGITPVYRVLQQVGPDHGKLFEVSVLIKGTEYGRGWGKSKKEAEQIAAKETLKMLIPEIPHEMHEINNESCNLGKEFL, from the coding sequence ATGATACTCCAAACGAATAACCATATAAATCCTGAAAAACTTAGCGAGTGTCAATTCAAAATAGGTTATCTTTTCAACAATCCCGAGGTGCTTGAAAAGGCGCTTACCCATACTTCCTGTAAATTGGAAAATAATTTTTCCAATGAGCGATTAGAATTTTTGGGCGATGCTGTACTGGGAATGATTATTTCTGACTATCTTTACAAAGCATTACCGCACTATAGCGAGGGTGAATTAACAAAAATAAAATCCGTGGTAGTAAGTCAGACAACACTTGCCAAGGTTAGCCTGGAGGCACAGTTAAAAGATTTTCTTACGGTAGGAAAAGGTTTAAATGATCGGAATTTTCTCCCAAAATCTTTGCTTGCAAATGTGTTTGAAGCTGTTATTGCAGCAATCTACCTCGACGGTGGTCTTGAGGCTGCGTATCATTTTACCATAAAGCATCTGAAGAAAGAGATAGATATTGTTTGTAAAAATCAGCATGAAAAAAATTACAAATCTATTCTTCAGCAACATAGCCAAAAGGAGCATGGCATAACTCCGGTCTACCGCGTGTTGCAGCAAGTCGGACCAGATCACGGAAAATTATTTGAAGTAAGCGTGTTAATAAAAGGCACTGAATATGGCAGAGGGTGGGGAAAAAGCAAGAAAGAAGCAGAGCAAATCGCGGCAAAAGAGACCCTGAAGATGCTCATCCCTGAAATACCTCACGAAATGCACGAAATTAATAATGAATCTTGTAATTTAGGAAAGGAGTTTCTGTAA
- a CDS encoding NYN domain-containing protein: protein MVGGRIKGSQQRVGIFVDVQNMFYSAKALHQSKIDYSKLLLEIVGDRNLIRAIAYVVQKPDVDQSSFTDALSRLGYEIKSKELRLRPDGTAKGDWDMGIAIDSIAIAPKLDTVVLVSGDGDFAPLVEMLKAHGCRVEVVSFRRSTAVELIDAATQYTAIEESMLFKEKKFQKNDTPNE from the coding sequence ATGGTAGGTGGACGAATCAAAGGATCTCAGCAAAGGGTTGGAATATTTGTTGATGTCCAAAATATGTTTTATTCAGCAAAGGCGTTGCACCAATCAAAGATCGACTATAGCAAGCTTTTATTAGAAATTGTAGGTGATAGAAACCTCATTCGCGCAATTGCTTATGTTGTGCAAAAACCCGATGTGGACCAATCAAGCTTCACTGATGCTTTAAGCCGACTTGGGTACGAAATCAAATCGAAGGAACTTCGGTTAAGACCCGATGGAACGGCAAAAGGGGATTGGGACATGGGTATTGCTATTGACTCAATTGCAATTGCGCCAAAATTAGATACCGTCGTATTAGTAAGTGGCGATGGAGATTTCGCACCTCTTGTGGAAATGTTAAAAGCACACGGATGCAGGGTAGAGGTTGTCTCGTTTAGACGCAGCACGGCCGTAGAACTTATTGATGCCGCAACCCAGTACACTGCTATCGAAGAGTCGATGTTGTTTAAGGAAAAAAAGTTCCAAAAAAATGATACTCCAAACGAATAA
- a CDS encoding L,D-transpeptidase family protein yields the protein MMGVVCMINTSTHAGYYDDRVFTAQNQEMPLSLIKQEDDVVIYKKDIIVRSDELRAVQKKDAEEFKAIEKVASKRADIPSLAMVDKYLKDGKKYEARNLLSDLFIHGTIPEKQKEIKDQLDKLNEEIIFSPAPYPDAVMYTVQPGDALARIAKRFNTNYELIMKTNGKASNRLSIGDQLKILTGKTKILISKRDFTLVLLLNDKYVKQYRIATGRNNKTPIGMFEVKNKMKEPVWYSPDGGVFPYGHQENILGTRWIGFKDKPNLHGYGIHGTTQPETIGTESSNGCIRMLNRDVEELYDFVTSDTEIVIQE from the coding sequence ATGATGGGTGTTGTGTGCATGATCAACACAAGCACCCATGCCGGATATTATGATGACAGGGTATTTACCGCTCAAAACCAGGAAATGCCTCTTTCGCTTATAAAACAAGAGGACGATGTTGTTATTTATAAGAAAGATATTATTGTTCGTTCGGACGAGCTTAGGGCTGTTCAGAAAAAAGATGCCGAAGAGTTTAAGGCAATAGAAAAAGTAGCATCAAAAAGAGCGGACATACCATCCTTGGCTATGGTCGATAAATATTTAAAAGACGGGAAAAAATACGAAGCAAGAAATCTACTGTCGGATTTATTTATTCACGGAACCATACCGGAAAAACAAAAAGAGATAAAAGATCAACTGGATAAGTTAAATGAAGAAATCATCTTTTCACCGGCACCCTACCCTGATGCGGTCATGTATACCGTACAACCCGGTGATGCACTGGCGCGTATTGCAAAAAGGTTTAACACGAACTATGAATTAATCATGAAAACTAATGGTAAGGCTTCCAACCGGTTAAGCATTGGTGACCAGCTAAAAATATTAACAGGAAAGACAAAGATACTCATTAGTAAGCGGGATTTTACTCTGGTATTATTGTTAAATGATAAGTATGTAAAGCAATATCGCATAGCAACAGGGAGAAACAATAAGACACCGATTGGTATGTTTGAAGTGAAAAATAAAATGAAAGAGCCTGTGTGGTATTCACCGGACGGAGGGGTATTTCCTTATGGACATCAGGAGAATATCCTTGGCACCCGGTGGATAGGTTTCAAGGACAAACCAAATCTGCATGGATACGGAATCCATGGTACAACGCAACCAGAAACAATAGGAACGGAGTCGTCGAACGGTTGTATCCGGATGTTGAATCGTGATGTAGAGGAGCTTTATGACTTTGTAACATCGGATACGGAAATTGTTATTCAGGAATAA
- the pheA gene encoding prephenate dehydratase — translation MDSKIVELLNERAKIVLKIGEIKKQNRAQVYVPNREREVYLRITSQNKGPLANDCLVAIYRELMAGSLVLEKAIKVAYLGPEGTFSYFAARQKFGLSVEYVPLRSIDDVFRDVATGRSDYGIVPVENSTEGGIRETLNLFVEFDVKVCAEIVFPIHHSLMANCKKEEIKKVYSKVQILSQCRNWLACNLPHAELVEVSSSAEAARIFEKALQPAAGGQYCAIIANAEIAQQYGVTILFSNIEDNPNNVTRFFVLSKEYGAPSEKDRTAVMCYTKNRPGALLEILEPFRTYNINLTNIESLPTRKKAWEYCFYLDFEGHVAHASVQKALDEVFKKCSDMKILGSFPKCD, via the coding sequence TTGGATTCAAAAATTGTAGAACTCCTCAATGAAAGGGCCAAAATAGTTTTAAAGATAGGTGAAATAAAAAAACAAAACCGTGCTCAAGTATATGTTCCAAACCGGGAGCGAGAGGTTTACTTACGGATCACATCGCAAAATAAGGGCCCTTTAGCGAATGATTGTTTGGTGGCAATATATCGTGAGTTAATGGCGGGTTCCCTGGTATTAGAAAAGGCCATAAAAGTAGCGTATCTTGGTCCTGAGGGCACTTTTAGTTATTTCGCCGCCAGACAAAAGTTTGGTTTATCAGTGGAGTACGTTCCGCTAAGGAGTATTGATGATGTTTTCCGTGATGTTGCGACAGGAAGAAGTGATTACGGAATTGTGCCGGTCGAGAATTCTACTGAGGGTGGTATCCGGGAAACGTTAAATCTGTTTGTAGAGTTTGATGTGAAGGTATGTGCCGAGATTGTTTTCCCCATTCATCATAGTTTAATGGCGAATTGTAAAAAAGAAGAGATTAAAAAAGTTTACTCCAAAGTACAGATTTTATCTCAATGCAGAAATTGGCTGGCCTGCAATCTTCCCCATGCAGAATTGGTTGAAGTCAGCAGCAGCGCTGAGGCGGCGCGTATTTTTGAAAAGGCATTACAACCTGCAGCAGGAGGGCAGTATTGCGCAATAATTGCGAACGCTGAAATAGCGCAGCAGTATGGAGTAACTATCCTGTTCAGCAATATTGAGGACAATCCGAATAATGTAACCCGTTTTTTTGTTTTAAGCAAAGAATACGGAGCGCCGAGCGAAAAAGACAGAACAGCGGTGATGTGCTATACCAAGAATCGTCCCGGGGCATTGCTGGAAATCCTGGAGCCCTTTAGAACTTATAATATTAATCTTACCAATATCGAATCGTTACCCACCAGGAAAAAGGCGTGGGAATATTGTTTTTATCTTGATTTTGAAGGGCATGTGGCACATGCATCTGTCCAAAAGGCGCTTGACGAAGTTTTTAAAAAGTGCTCAGATATGAAGATATTGGGGTCGTTCCCAAAATGCGATTGA
- the secG gene encoding preprotein translocase subunit SecG: protein MVKAEKAFKWGIAIIVIFGILNAFYFLNLIIAFKIVLPILCVFMIGSILLQSGKGGGLAAIGGLGDQSAFGTRTSTFLTKVTYLIGAAFIVATVFLFKLSISSHMMHTMVPQEGPGVPHTHNHEHDAQHEHHDVPHPEGKEGSSANIGMQEVKEESSKVTVQESPHQADVKGEVPTEKPMGVNPVQEEEKAPENTK, encoded by the coding sequence ATGGTAAAGGCTGAAAAGGCATTTAAGTGGGGAATTGCCATTATTGTTATCTTTGGGATATTAAATGCATTCTATTTTTTAAATTTAATCATTGCGTTCAAGATTGTGCTGCCGATTTTATGCGTGTTTATGATTGGGTCTATCTTATTACAATCAGGAAAAGGGGGAGGGTTGGCAGCGATTGGTGGTCTGGGCGACCAATCTGCCTTTGGGACGAGAACGAGCACCTTTTTAACGAAGGTCACCTACCTTATCGGCGCTGCATTTATTGTTGCCACCGTCTTTTTGTTTAAATTGTCCATCTCTTCGCACATGATGCATACGATGGTTCCCCAGGAAGGTCCCGGAGTACCCCATACGCATAATCATGAGCATGATGCGCAGCATGAACACCACGATGTTCCGCATCCGGAAGGGAAAGAGGGTAGCTCTGCCAATATTGGGATGCAGGAAGTTAAAGAAGAGTCATCAAAAGTCACGGTGCAGGAAAGTCCTCACCAGGCAGATGTCAAGGGTGAAGTGCCGACGGAAAAACCGATGGGCGTGAATCCTGTTCAGGAAGAAGAAAAGGCGCCCGAGAACACGAAATAG
- a CDS encoding DNA translocase FtsK encodes MGNKRFLRGITAVILIAFALFFLFSFISYSSNDPPFADYPVNNPVHNICGPAGAQVAGYALAGMGRTSYLIVILLGWLGSQFLYKEWVEYLWVRVIGAVLLLFSIASLLTLGCYLIKRDFLSFNFGGIFGIVIVSRLYEYFSLTGTLIVLGLGLIISVVLLLNATPISPFIKESGRKTKEEELSPARDSEARNLDPLRRQKGKVSACAGISANDTPENDADVADTAVEIKTERYEFKDSLAKKQKTHDDKPGLNGEETATEEGEEDADRYDALSVEKKESSYKLPPPELLEKPDAREHEDDWDQITQRAQVLKNALEQFNIKSEVVEIERGPVITMYEVELAPGTKVGKVVGLSDDLAIALKAPSVRVVAPLMGKSSIGIEVPNVQRKTVMLRELLDASEDVRKKMSIPLLIGKDVAGNPVISDLASMPHLLIAGTTGSGKSVCLNSVILSILFMRHPQQVQLLLVDPKMVEFSLFREIPHLISPVVTDMKKASAVLEWAVNKMEERYALLASVGVKHINGYNRLGVSEIRKRLNPEGDVNLDGVPFFLPHVVIVVDELADLMMVASKEVEASVIRLSQKSRAVGIHLILATQRPSVDVITGLIKSNLPSRISFYVASKVDSRTILDQNGAEKLLGSGDMLFLPPGTSKLVRVQGAYVSDEEVKNVVEYLRKCASPQFSPELKCWKGASDKDNSARDDLYNEAVRIILESQRGSVSLLQRRLEIGYSRAAKLIDLMAEDGIVGEYKGSQAREVFLTLEEWDAQMARMNQEEMDNV; translated from the coding sequence ATGGGGAATAAACGTTTTTTACGGGGTATTACCGCGGTTATCCTTATAGCCTTCGCACTATTTTTCCTGTTCAGCTTCATCAGCTATTCCTCCAACGATCCGCCTTTTGCAGATTATCCGGTCAATAATCCAGTACATAATATCTGTGGGCCTGCAGGAGCTCAGGTTGCCGGATATGCCTTAGCCGGTATGGGGAGAACGTCTTATCTGATCGTTATCCTGCTCGGATGGCTGGGGTCACAATTTCTTTATAAAGAGTGGGTCGAATATTTGTGGGTAAGGGTGATCGGGGCGGTGCTCCTCTTGTTTTCCATAGCGTCTCTGTTAACCCTGGGGTGTTACTTGATAAAAAGGGACTTTTTGTCTTTTAATTTTGGAGGGATTTTTGGGATTGTAATTGTCTCGAGGTTGTACGAGTATTTCAGTTTAACAGGCACCCTTATTGTTTTGGGATTAGGGCTGATTATTTCAGTTGTGCTCTTGCTCAATGCCACGCCCATTTCCCCCTTCATAAAAGAGTCAGGCAGGAAAACAAAAGAAGAAGAATTGTCTCCTGCGCGCGATTCTGAAGCACGAAATCTTGACCCGCTTCGTCGTCAGAAAGGTAAGGTCTCTGCTTGTGCAGGCATTTCGGCTAACGATACGCCGGAAAACGATGCTGATGTTGCAGACACTGCCGTGGAAATAAAAACTGAACGGTACGAATTCAAAGACAGCCTTGCAAAAAAACAAAAAACGCATGATGATAAACCAGGTTTGAATGGAGAAGAGACAGCGACCGAGGAAGGGGAAGAAGATGCAGACAGGTATGATGCCTTATCTGTTGAAAAAAAGGAATCTTCTTATAAATTGCCCCCGCCGGAGCTTCTGGAGAAACCCGACGCCAGGGAACATGAGGATGACTGGGACCAGATTACGCAGCGTGCCCAGGTTCTAAAAAACGCCCTCGAACAGTTCAATATAAAATCCGAGGTCGTAGAGATAGAACGAGGCCCTGTCATTACTATGTATGAAGTGGAATTGGCGCCGGGGACAAAGGTTGGCAAGGTTGTGGGACTTTCGGATGACCTGGCTATTGCCTTAAAGGCGCCCAGCGTAAGAGTGGTTGCGCCACTCATGGGGAAATCTTCCATAGGCATTGAGGTTCCCAATGTCCAGAGAAAGACGGTGATGTTGCGGGAATTGCTCGATGCTTCTGAAGACGTCCGGAAAAAGATGTCGATTCCTCTTTTGATTGGCAAGGACGTTGCCGGAAATCCCGTTATATCAGATCTGGCGTCGATGCCTCATCTGCTGATTGCAGGGACAACGGGTTCCGGAAAATCGGTTTGTCTGAATTCAGTGATATTGAGCATCCTCTTCATGCGTCATCCACAGCAGGTACAGCTTCTGCTGGTAGACCCGAAGATGGTTGAATTTTCATTATTTCGGGAAATTCCGCATTTAATCAGTCCCGTTGTGACGGATATGAAAAAGGCATCAGCCGTACTGGAATGGGCAGTGAATAAAATGGAGGAACGATATGCACTGCTTGCCAGCGTGGGGGTAAAGCACATTAACGGCTACAACAGACTCGGCGTGTCAGAAATCAGGAAACGGTTAAATCCGGAAGGTGATGTTAACCTCGACGGGGTGCCGTTCTTTCTTCCCCATGTCGTTATTGTCGTGGATGAATTGGCTGATCTGATGATGGTGGCTTCCAAAGAGGTTGAGGCGTCGGTAATTCGCCTTTCACAAAAATCGCGCGCCGTGGGTATCCACCTCATATTGGCAACACAACGACCTTCGGTCGATGTAATTACCGGGCTTATTAAATCAAATTTGCCTTCACGGATATCGTTTTATGTTGCCTCAAAGGTGGATTCGAGGACTATTCTTGATCAAAACGGGGCAGAAAAACTCCTGGGAAGCGGAGACATGCTGTTCCTGCCTCCCGGAACTTCAAAACTGGTGCGCGTCCAGGGGGCGTATGTAAGTGATGAAGAGGTAAAGAATGTCGTTGAATATCTCAGAAAATGCGCGTCACCGCAGTTTAGCCCGGAATTAAAATGCTGGAAAGGCGCGTCGGATAAAGATAACAGCGCCAGGGACGATCTGTATAACGAGGCGGTAAGAATTATCCTCGAATCGCAGAGAGGGTCGGTTTCACTCCTGCAGCGGCGGCTGGAGATTGGATACTCACGGGCTGCAAAACTCATTGACCTGATGGCAGAAGATGGGATTGTGGGGGAATATAAGGGAAGTCAGGCCAGAGAGGTATTTCTGACCTTGGAAGAATGGGATGCCCAGATGGCGCGCATGAATCAGGAAGAGATGGATAACGTGTGA